The genomic DNA CGTTCGCGGCGGCGACGGCCTTGTTGATCTCGGCCAGCAGGTCGGGGTCGTTGCGCAGGTCGGAGACCGTCGCGGACTCGGGCTTGCCGTTGGCGGCCTTCCACTGCGGGAACGCCTCGGGGTCGATGGTGACCAGCGCGGCGATGTAGGGCTGCGCGTCGCCGACGACCATCGCCTGCGAGATCAGCGGGTTGCTGCGCAGCGCGTCCTCCAGGCCGGCGGGGGAGACGTTCTTACCGCCCGCCGTGACGATGAGCTCCTTCTTGCGCCCGGTGATCGACAGGTAGCCGTCGTCGTCGATCGAGCCCAGGTCGCCGGTGTGGAACCAGCCGTCCTCGATGGCGGCCTTGGTGGCCTCCTCGTTGTGCCAGTACCCGCGGAACACGACGGAGCCCTTGAGCAGGATCTCGCCGTCCTCGGCGATCTTCGCGGCCTGGCCGGCGAGCGGTCGCCCGACCGTGCCGATCTTCTGAGCGCCCGCCACGTTCACGGTGATCGCCGCGGTGGTCTCGGTGAGGCCGTAGCCCTCCATGACCGTGACGCCGACGCCGCGGAAGAAGTGGCCCAGGCGGGCACCGAGGGGAGCGCCGCCGGAGATCGCGACCTTGCAGTTCCCGCCGAGCGCGGCCTTGAGCTTGCCGTAGACCAGCTTGTCGAACAGGGTGTGCTTGGCCTTGAGGATCAGGCCGGCGCCGCCGGTGTCCTGGGCCTGGCTGTACTCGATCGCGGTCTGCACGGCCGCGTCGAAGATCTTGCCCTTACCGCCGTCGACGGCGCTCTGCTGGGCGGAGGCGTACACCTTCTCGAAGACGCGGGGGACCGACAGGATCAGGGTGGGCTTGAACACCGAGAACTGCGGCACCAGGTTCTTGGTGTCGTTGAAATGCCCGACGAGTGCGCCGCCCTTGAAGCAGGCGATGTTCACGGCGCGCGCCAGCACGTGCGCCAGCGGGAGGAACATGACGTTCGAGCCGCCGCGGATGGCCTCGCCGAACGGGGAGGCGAGGATCGCCTCGGCCTCGCTCATGAGGTTGGAGTGCGTCAGCTCGCAGCCCTTGGGGCGGCCGGTGGTGCCGGAGGTGTAGATCAGGGTGGCCAGGTCGTCGGCCGTCACGTCCGCACGCCCGGCGTGCACCTGCTCGTCGGTGACCTCCGCGCCCTCGGCGGTGAGCGTCGCGACGGCACCCGGCGCGTCGTCGGTGGGGTCGATCTGCAGCACGCGCCGCACGGAGTGGAGGTTCGTGAGTTCGGCCACCTCGGCGGCCTGCTTCGGGCCCTCGATGATCATGAGGACGGCGTCCGAATCCTCGAGGATCCAGTCGATCTGCCCGGAGGAGCTCGTCTCGTAGACGGGCACGGTGACGCCGCCGACGGCCCAGATCGCGAAGTCGATGAGCGGCCACTCGTACCGCGTCGAGGAGACGAGCGCGACGCGGTCGCCGGGCTTGACGCCCTGTGCGATGAGCCCCTTCGCGACGCCCAGGATCTCCTGCTCGTACTGCTTGGAGGTGACCGGCTCCCAGGTCCCCGCGACGAGGCGCTTGATCCGGACGCTGTCCGGGTCCGTGCGGGCCACATCGAAGACGACGTCGACCGTGGAGGCCGAGGGGTCGATGGTGTAGTTGGCGGGAACGCTGATCTCGCGCACGAATCCTCCGGGTCGCAAACGGTGGTGTTGTGGTGAACCTTACACCGCTGATCCGGGCGGGTTCCGGGCCCGAACCGACCCGGCACCGTCCGCCCCGCAGCCGGATGTGTGAAGCTTAGGAGGTGAGCACCATCCAAGTGGCCGACGTCGCCTTCGTCGCCGCCCACCCGAGTGCCGTGGCCGCCGCGATGGCGGGCGCGCAGCGGTGGCGCGGCTGGTTCCCCGACCTGCGACTGACCGTCACCGAGGACCGGGGCGACAAGGGGATCCGCTGGAAGGTCGACGGTCCCGTCACCGGGACCTCGGAGTTCTGGATCGAGCCCCACCTCGACGGGAGCCTGCTGCACTACTTCCTGCACGCGGAGCCGACGACGCCCAGGACCCCCGAGCAGATCGTCGCCGAGGTGCGCGAGCGCCGGGTCCGCGGGCACGACGTGATGTTCGACGTGAAGTTCACCGCAGAGGACGGTCGCGTCCTGGGCGGTCCCGCCGCCGGGGAGGTGGAGCGTGTCTGACGCGGAACGCACCCGCGAATCCATCGTCATCGCAGCGCCTCCGGAGCGGATCATGGCGGCGATCTCGGCCTTCGACCGTTACCCCGAGTGGGTCTCGGCGGCGCGCGAGGTCACGGTCCTCGAGACCACCCCGGACGGCCATCCGCGGCGCGTGCGGTTCGTCCTGGAGGAGGGCTTCCTCCGGGATACGTACGAGCTCGAGTACCGCTGGGCGCCCGGCGGCCGATCGGTCGAATGGGACCTCGCGGCGAGCACGCTGCAGAGCACCCAGCACGGCCGGTACGACCTGACGCCGACCGCCGACGGTGCCGGCACCACGGTCACGTACACGCTCGAGGTGACCCTGCAGATCCCGATGCTCGGAATGCTCCGCCGCAAGGCGGAGAAGGCGATCACCGACACCGCCCTCAAGGAGCTCAAGCGCCACGTCGAGGGCGAGTCGGCGGCCGAATCCTGATGTCCGGGGAGGGCACCGCGACCCGGCTGCTGCTGGTGTCCGGAGCCGGGGGAGCGGGCCGCACCACCCTGGCGACGTCGCTGGCGGCCCGTGCCGCGGGGCGCGGGCGGACCCTGCTCGTCACCGTCGGGCGGGCCGTCGACCCGCTCCTGGCCGACGGGACGGGGCCGTTCGACCACGTGCACCTGAACCCGGTGGAGTTGCTCGCGCAGTGGTGGGAGGGCCTGGCGGCCACCGTCCGAGCCGGCCGGGGGCTCGCGGGCGACGGCGCCGACGCCGGTGCCGCGGGGTTCGACCCCTTCGCGCTCGAGCCGCCCGAATTGACGGGCCTCGCGGACGCGGAGCACGTCCTCGTCCTCCGCGCGATCACCGGGCACGTCGATTCGGGTGCGTACCGCACCGTCGTCGTGGACGGTCCCGCGTTCGACGGCCTGGTCTCCCTGCTGAGCGCCCCCGCGTCGCTGGCCGTGTACCTCGAGCGGGTGTGGCCGCGGCACGTCCGGCTCTCCGGCCCGGCGGCCGGGCCCGCCGCCGGCTCGCTCGCCGCGCTGCTGCTCGCCGAGCCCGTTGCGGGGCTCGCGGACCGGCTCGCCGCGTTCGTGGCGGACCGCGCCGCCCTCGAACTGGTGCACGTGGTGACGGGCGACGGGGGCCGGGCGGCGCGAGCGCGCGGCGAGCTGGCCGCGCTCGAGGTGCTGGGGCTGCGCCCCGTGGCGATCGTGCTCAACCGGCTGATCTCCGTCGACGACCGCTTCGCACTGGACCTGCCCCACCCCGCGGTGCAGTCGGTCCGGTCGCGCGTCGCCTCCCAGGACGATGCGCGCGAGGCGCTCGCCGAGGTGGCGACGGTGCTGGACCGTCCCGTCCTCGAGGCGGCCGAGGCGGCCGATCCCGTACTCACCCCCGCCGCCACGGCGGACCTCGCTTGGGACGCGGCCGCGATCCTCGACGCGGAACCCGCCGCGGTACCGGTGCCGGAGGTCCGCCCGACCGGCGGCGCCGGGCTCGACGCGCGTTACGAGTGGGCGGTCGCACTGCCGCTGGTGGACCCCGCCACGATCGGCCTCGGCCGGGTCGACGAGGACGTCGTGGTCGAAGCCCAGGGTGTGCGGCGCCGGATCCGGCTACCGTCTGTGTTGCGCCGCTGCGTCGTTGCGGGCGCGACGTACGAGGAAGGGGAGTTGCGCGTGTCCTTCGTCCCCGACCCGGAGGTGTGGCCCCGTGGCTGATCCCACCCCCGACCCCGCCGACGAGTTCCTCACCTCCGCGGCGCGCCTGTTCGAGACCGCCCGGCCGTGGATCGCCGCGGCGCTCGCCGAGCACTCCGCGCACCCCGAGGGCGACCCCGGCGCCTGCCGGCTGTGCGCGCTGGGCGGCGCCGTCGCCCGGCACATCGAGCCCTTCGCCGCCGAGGCGTCGAAATCCTTCGGCCACTTCGCCGACGAGGTGCTGGCGGATCTGCTGCGCCTCGCCGAGGAACTACTGGGCAGTGCGCGGACCACCGCCGCGGCCGTCGCCGCCGACTACCTCGCGACCGTGGGTGGCGCGGCGCCGGATACCGGGACGCCCGCCGAGCCGGGAGCGGACGAGTCCCCGCGACCGGCCGCACCGCCGTCCCCGGGCGGCTACGAACGCATCGACATCCGACTCTCGGGCCCCGGGGAGGACCAGTCTCAATGACGCTGACGATCGGCATCGACATCGGCGGCACCTCGGTCCGCGCGGGCGTCGTGACGGACGACGGCACCGTCGTCGATACGGCCCGGGCGGAGACGCCCCGCAGTGCCGCGGCGCTCGAGCGCTGCCTCGACCGGGTGGTGCAGGAGCTGTGCGTCGAGCACGACGTGAAGGCCGTGGGGCTCGCCGTGGCGGGCTTCCTCGATCCGGCCAGAGAACGAGTCGCCTTCGCGCCGCACCTGCCGTGGCGCGACACCGCTGTCCCCGCCGAGATGACGCAGCGGATCGGCCTGCCGGTGATCATGGAGCACGACGCGAACTCCGCCGCCTGGGCGGAGTTCGTCCACGGTCCGGCCCGGCAGTCCAAGGTGACGTGCGTCGTCGCGCTCGGCACCGGCATCGGGGCGGGGCTGCTCATCGACGGGGAGCTCTACCGCGGGGCGTACGGCGTGGCGCCGGAGCTGGGCCACCTGCAGGTGGTGCCCGACGGTCGGCCGTGCGACTGCGGGAAGCGGGGGTGCTGGGAGCGTTACTGCAGCGGAACCGCGCTGGTGGAGACCGCGATCGATCTCATGGGGCCGAAGGGCTCGCGCGGGGTGCTGCTCGCGCGCGAGCTGGCCGACGACCCGGGGTCGCTCACGGGCCGCAAGGTCGCCGCCGCGGCCGAGGCCGGTGACCCCGTGGCGCAGGAGGCGGTCGGGGAGCTGGCCCGCTGGCTCGGCGTGGGGCTGGCGATGGTCAGCGACGTCTTCGACCCGGACCTGATCATCCTGTCCGGCGGGGTCGGCGCCTCGTCGCGGCTGTTCCTCGACGACGCCAGGGACCAGTTCGCGCAGCAGCTCACCGGCGGGAAGTACCGTCGCAAGGCCCGGATCCGCGCCACCGAACTCGGCGAACGCGCCGGGATGCTCGGTGCCGCCGCCCTCGCGCGGGACGCCGTGCGGGCCTGATCGCCCGGCGCGGGCCGCGCGCCGTCGGTAGAGTGAGGCGGAGCACGTCGAGTCGGGAATCGAGAGCTGGGCGACATGTGGTGGATGGTCTTCAAATGGGTCCTGATCGGACCGGTCCTACGACTCCTGGGGCGCCCCCGCGTGGTGGGCGTCGAGAACCTGCCGAAGGACGGCCCGGCCATCCTCGCGAGCAATCACCTCGCGGTCATGGACTCGTTCTTCCTGCCGCTCATGGTGCCCCGCCCCATCAAATTCCTCGCCAAGAGCGAGTACTTCACCGGTAAGGGCCTCAAGGGCGCCTTCAAGAAGTGGTTCTTCTCGTCCGTCGGCTGCATCCCGATCGTGCGCGGCAGCGCGAGTGCGGCGCAGGACGCGCTCGACGCGGGGGTCGGTGCGCTCAAGGACGGCCAGCTCCTCGGCCTGTACCCGGAGGGCACCCGCAGCCCCGACGGGCGGTTGTACAAGGGCAAGACCGGCATGGCCCGGATGGCGTTGGAGACGGGCGCCCCGATCATCCCGGTCGCCATGGTCGACACCGAGAAGTTCAACCCGCCCGGCTCCACGCTGCCGCACCCCACCAAGGTGCAGGTGCGGATCGGTAAGCCGCTGGACTTCTCCCGGTTCGAGGGCATGTCGGGGAACCGGTTCATCGAGCGCGCCATCACCGACGAGGTCATGTACGAGCTGATGAAGCTCTCCGGCCAGGCCTACGTCGACGTCTACGCCCAGGACGTCAAGGACGGTGTGGTCGTCCCGGGCGAGGAGCGGGAGGCCGGCGCCGCGTAGCGTCGACCCCCGTGAAGTACTTCTACGACCTGGAATTCATCGAGGACGGAAGGGTCATCGACCTGGTCTCGATCGGCATCGTCGGCGAGGACGGCCGCGAGTTCTACGCCGTCTCCACCGAGTTCGATCCCGAGGCCGCCGGGCCGTGGGTGCGGGCGAACGTGCTGCCGAAGCTGCCGCCGCCGGCCAGCAGGCTCTGGCAATCGCGCGCTGCGATCCGCGACGGGGTCTTCGACTTCCTCAGCGCCGGCCCCGGCGACATCGAACTCTGGGCGTGGGTCGCCGCCTACGACCACGTGGCGCTGTGCCAGCTCTGGGGGCCGATGACGGCGCTGCCCCGGTCCATGCCGCGGTTCACCCGCGAGCTCAAGCAGCTGTGGGACGAGCGGGGTCGCCCGGCGCTGCCCGCTGCGCCGGCGGATGCGCACGACGCACTCGCCGACGCCCGGCACAACCTCGCCAAGTACCGGGCGATCACGGGTGCGTAGCGCCCGCGTGATCGGGTCGCGTCCGCCCTCGTGACCCGGGCGCGTCCGCTCGGCGTAATCTCTCTCACGTGGCAGTGAACTGGACCGTCGACGTCCCCATCGATACTCTCCCCAAGCTCCCGGCTCTCCCGGGTGACCTGCGTGAGCGCCTCGACGACGCGCTCGCCAAGCCGGCCCTGCAGCAGCCGAGCTGGCCGCGGGAGCAGGCGGACGCGATGCGGACGGTGCTGGAGTCGGTGCCGCCGATCACCGTGCCGCCGGAGATCCAGTCCCTGCAGGATCAGCTGGCCGAGGTCGCGCTGGGGCGCGCCTTCCTGCTCCAGGGCGGCGACTGCGCGGAGACCTTCGTCGACAACACGGAGCCGCACATCACGGCGAACATCCGCACCCTGCTGCAGATGGCCGTCGCGCTGACCTACGGCGCGTCGATGCCGGTGGTCAAGGTCGCCCGCATCGCGGGCCAGTACGCGAAGCCGCGCTCGTCCGACACCGACGCGCTGGGACTGACCAGCTACCGCGGCGACATGGTCAACGGCTTCCCGCCGGAGGAGGCGGTGCGCAAGCACGACCCGTCGCGCCTGATCCGTGCGTACGCCAACGCCAGTGCCGCCATGAACCTGGTGCGTGCCGTCACCGGTTCGGGGATGGCGGACCTGCACAAGGTGCACGAGTGGAACCGGGAGTTCGTGGCGAGTTCGCCCGCCGGTGCCCGGTACGAGGCCCTGGCCTCGGAGATCGACGGCGGCCTGCGGTTCATGGCCGCGTGCGGCGTGGAGGACCGGAACCTCAAGTCCGCCACGATCTACTCGAGCCACGAGGCGCTGGTGCTCGACTACGAGCGCGGGCTGCTGCGCCTGGCCGACAACCCGGACGACCCCGAGGCCCAGCAGGTGCTCTACAACCTGTCGGCGCACTTCCTCTGGATCGGCGAGCGCACCCGCCAGCTCGACGGCGCCCACATCGCCTTCATGGAGCTGATCAACAACCCGATCGGCGTGAAGATCGGCCCGACCACCACCCCCGAGCAAGCGGTCGAGTACGTCGAGCGGCTGGACCCGAAGAACAAGCCGGGCCGGCTCACCCTGATCTCCCGCATGGGTAACGGCAACGTGCGCACCGCGCTGCCGCCCATCGTCGAGGCCGTCGAGGCGACGGGTCACAAGGTGATCTGGCAGTGCGACCCGATGCACGGCAACACCCACGAGTCCTCGACGGGCTACAAGACCCGCCACTTCGACCGCATCGTCGACGAGGTGCAGGGCTTCTTCGAGGTGCACCGCGCCATCGGATCGCACCCGGGCGGCGTGCACGTCGAGCTCACGGGCGAGAACGTCACCGAGTGCCTCGGCGGCGCGCAGGACATCTCCGACGCGGACCTCGCGGGCCGGTACGAGACCGCCTGCGATCCGCGCCTGAACACCCAGCAGAGCCTGGAGCTGGCCTTCCTGGTCGCGGAGATGCTCCGGGGCTGATCACACGGTGTAGCGGAGCTCCCGGGCGGCGCCGCCCGCGGGGACCCCGTCGTCACCGCACGGGAGCAGCGTGAGGGCCTCGCCCTGCGCGACGCCCATCCGGATGTCGGACAGGTCGCGCTGCGACCACGGCTCGCGGCGGAAGAACATGTCGTCGAGGCCCTTGACGAACCACGACGCCGAGAACGCCAGGATGCCGACGACCTCGGCCACCCACAGCGGACCGAGGTGGAGCGGCAGCGTCGCACCCGCCCGCGCGGCGAGCAGACACAGCCCGCTCACCACCACGATCGTGAGCGCGCACCCGAAGTGGAACCGCCAACCGGCACGATTGGACAGCTGCGCGAGGAGCCGCCGGAGACCGCCGCTCCCCACGGGCGCGACCGCCGGCCGCAGGAACGGATTCCGCCGGTCGTGGAGCGCGGTCGTGACGCACATGAGCACGAACATCACGAACACCACCAGCGCTGCGATCACGTGCACCGCGGCGGTTCGGTCGATGCCGAACGCGACCTGGAGGGGCGTCGCCGCCGGCGGCGACGCGCCCGCGCCACACTCGCCCGCGGGAACCGGTCCGGGAAGTCCCGTCGGGAAGGCGGCGACGGCGATCGCGGCCACGCCGGCGACCGTGCTCAGCGCGTTCGCCTCGGATCTCCGGTTGAGCTTGTAGGAGAACAGCAGGAACCCGACGATGCCCAGCCCGATGACGAAGATGTCGCGCGCCCCCGAGTGGTAGTAGACGCTGAGCGAGTCCCGTACCCGCACGCAGTACTCGCCCGAGGTGGCGAAGTCCACGGCGATGAGGGCGACGGGGAGCAGCAGCCCCACGGCGCCGCCGTAGAACCGGATGATGAGCAGTGACCGCACCGAGTTCGATTCCTCGATCGCGCGGCGGTCCTCGGCGGGCATGGTGTCCAGGGCGCAGCTCCGGCGCGCGCCGCCGCTCGTCTCCGCCATCGCGACTCCCTTCGCCGTGCGGCCCCGCAGGTGCGGTCGCCCGGAGGCTAACAAGGCGCCGCGCCGGCCGCCCGGCTTCCCGATGAGGCGGGCCACAAATCGCCGGAATCACCCGCCGCTCCACCGGTCCCCTGGGACCATGCACCCATGGGTGCCTACGCCGACGAATACCGCCGCAGCATGACCGATCCGGAGGGCTTCTGGGCCGAGCAGGCCGCCGCGATCGACTGGATCACACCGCCGACGAAAGTACTCGACGGTGCGGGCGCGCCGCTGTACCGCTGGTTCCCGGATGCGGAGCTGAACACGTGTGTGAACGCGGTCGATCGGCACGTGGCGGCCGGGCGGGGCGATCAGCCGGCGGTGATCCACGATTCGGCGATCACGGGCGAGGTGCAGACGCTCACGTACGCACAGCTGCTGGAGCGCGTCGCGAGGTTCGCGGGCGTGCTCTCCGGCCTCGGCGTGACCAAGGGCGACCGGGTGGTGATCTACCTGCCGATGATCACCGAGGCGGTGGTCGCGATGCTGGCGTGCGCGCGGATCGGGGCGGTGCACTCGGTGGTGTTCGGCGGCTTCGCGGCGCCGGAGCTGGCGGCGCGCCTCGACGACGCGCGGCCGAAGGCCATCGTCACCGCGTCGTGCGGCCTCGAGGGCTCGAAGGTGCTGCCGTACCTGCCGATCGTGCACGCGGCGATCGACGCCGCGGAGGCGAAGCCGGATGCGGTGGTGGTGTGGCAGCGGCCGCAGCTGACGGCGGAACTGGGCCCGCGCGATCACGATTGGGCAGCGGCGGAGGCGGCCGCGCAGCCCGCGGATCCGGTCGCGGTCGCGGCGACCGACCCGCTCTACATCCTCTACACCTCCGGCACCACCGGCAAGCCGAAGGGCGTGGTGCGCGACAACGGCGGCCACGCGGTGGCGCTGGCCTACTCGATGCGGGCGATCTACGACGCGCACCCGGGCGAGGTGTGGTGGACCGCGTCTGACGTCGGCTGGGTCGTGGGCCACAGCTACATCGTCTACGCGCCGCTGCTCATCGGCGCCACGACCGTGGTCTACGAGGGCAAGCCCGTCGGCACCCCGGATGCGGGTGCGTTCTGGCGGGTGATCGAGCGGCACGGGGTGAGCAACCTGTTCACCGCGCCGACAGCGCTGCGCGCGATCCGCAAGGAGGACCCGGATGCGGAGTTCCTTGCGAAGTCGGACGTCTCGTCGCTGCGGACGCTGTTCATGGCGGGCGAGCGGCTCGACCCGGACACGTACGAGTGGGCGTCGGCGAAACTGGGCGTGCCGGTGATCGACCACTGGTGGCAGACGGAGACGGGCTGGCCGATCGCGGCCAATCTCCGTGGGGTGGAGCCGATGCCGGTCAAGCCGGGCAGCGCCACCGTCCCGGTGCCGGGGTTCGGCGTGCGGATCGTCGACGACGCCGGGCAGGACGTGCCCGCGGGCGCCGAAGGCGCCGTGGTGATCTCGCTGCCGCTGCCGCCCGGAACGCTGCCCACGCTGTGGGGCGCGGATGCACGGTACATCGAGTCGTACCTGTCCACGTTCCCCGGCAACTACCTCACGGGCGACGGCGGCTATCTCGACGAGGACGGCTACCTGTTCGTCATGGGCCGCACCGACGACGTGATCAACGTGGCCGGGCACCGGCTCTCGACCGGCGCGCTGGAGGCGGCGATCGCCGGGCACCCCGCCGTCGCGGAGTGTGCGGTGATCGGCGTCGCGGATCAGCTCAAGGGACAGCTGCCGCGGGCGCTGGTGGCGCTCAAGGCCGGCGGCGACTGGGACCACGACACGGTGCGCGCCGAGATCGTCCAGCAGGTGCGCGAGACGATCGGCGCCGTCGCCGCGCTCAAGGAGGTCGCGATCGTCGCGGCCCTGCCCAAGACCCGCTCCGGGAAGATCCTGCGGCGCAGCATGCGCGCCATCGCCGAGGGACGCGACGAGGCGGTCCCGTCGACGATCGAGAACCCGGCCGTCCTCGACGACCTGCGGGGCGTGCTCCGCGGCTAGCGCTGCAGCAGCGGCGCGCTGCGGTAGCTCCAGAGGCCGAGGGTGCTCAGCGCGTCGCGGTAGATGCTGCGCAGCTCATCCGTGGACGGCGTCGCCAGCTCGGCGAGCGGCTTGTCCACGGCCGCTACGGAACTCACCGTGAACGTCGCGGGCAGGTTCTCCCGCGCCGCCAGGATCAGGTCGACGGTGCCGCGCCGCACGTGGCTCGCGGAGCTCACGACGATCGCGTGCTCGATCCGCTGTGTCGCGAGCACGTACGAGCTGTACAGCGCGTTCTCGACGGTGGTGCGGGCGAAGTTCTCGTCGGTGATCCGCGCCGCGTCGACGCCCCGCTCCACGAGCCAGTTCTTCATCAGCGCGCCCTCGGTGTTACCGGCCTGCTCCACGCCGCCGGTCACCACGATCGGTGCCGCGGGGAGGGCGCGCGCCACTTCGAGGGTCTTCTCCAGGCGCTGGATCAGCGGCGCGTCCATCGTGCCGTCCTTCTTCAGCGCGTAGCCGAGCACGACGATGCCGGTGGCCGGCGGGGCGATCCGCGGCGGCGAGTCGGTCAGGGTGGCCCCGACGGCCCGATCGATCGCGGTGAACAGCGCCTCGACCTCCGGGACCCGGTCGGGTGCGACCCGGCGCAGCTGCTCGACCTCCGCCGCCGAGCCCGCGGCGTCGCCGAGGAAGCGGTTCCAGACGGCGAGGTAGGTGTGCGCATCGTCGTCGTCCGGCGCGACGTCGAGGACCTTGCGGTACAGCTCCAGGGCGCCGGGGACGTTCTTCTGCGCGATCCGCGCCGACGCCGCGCTGAACAGGAGGTCGGCCCGGTACGGCGCGAGCGCGGACGCGGCCAGCAGTTTCTGCTCGACCACCGCCATGTTGTCCACCGTCTTGTCGGTGTTACCGGCAGTCGATGTGCGGGTGGGGGAGTCGAAGGCCTCCTTCGCCTCCGCGAGCAGCGCGGCCACCTGGCCTGCGACGCCGCGCGTCGCGGCGGACGAGGACGCCGCGGACGGCGCCGGCGCACCGTCGGGGGAGTTCGACGTGCAGCCGGCGAGAACGATCGCGCCGATCGCGGCGAGGGCGACGGTCCGGGGCAGGGCGGAGGTCCGCTTCATGGGGCACAGGCTAGCCCGCGGGCCCGCGCCGCGCCGGGTATCAGTCCGCGCGCTGGGCGAGCTTGAGCAGGCGGCCGAGGAGCTCGTCGCCGGCGAGCTCGGTCTCCGCGGCGTCGCGGTCGCGGTCCGACTCCGTGTCGTGTTCGCCGTGCACCTGCGTGTGCAGCTGTTCCATCCGGCGGTCCAGTTGCTCGGCGACGGCCGCAGCCGCGGAGAGCTCATCCTGGAGGTGGGCGGGGACGGCACCGTCGTACTTGTAGAAGATCTTGTGCTCCAGGCTGGCCCAGAAGTCCATGGCGATCGTCCGGATCTGCAGTTCGACGGGCACGTGCACGGGGCCGGTCGAGAGGAAGACGGGGATCTCGACGATGGCGTGCAGGCTCTTGTAGCCGTTGGGCTTCGGGGATGCGATGTAGTCCTTGACCACCACGACGCGCACGTCGTCCTGTGCGGTGATCGTTTCGAGGATCCGATAGGTATCGGCGATGAAGCTGCACGTGATCCGGATGCCCGCGATGTCGGTGATCGTCTCGCGGATCAGCGGCAGCTCCGGCGCGATGCCGCGGCGGGCCACCTTCTTGACGATGCTCTCGGGCTTCTTGATCCGCGAGGTGACGTGCTCGATCGGGTTGTATCGATGCAGCTGAAGGAACTCCTCGCGGAGGATCGTCACCTTGGTGAGCACCTCCTTCACGGCGAACTGGTACTCCATGAGGAAGCGGGTCAGCTCGTCGCGCATGCGGCGTGCCCGGGCCAGTGTCGCGGCGTCGGGAACGAAGCCGGGATCGAACGGCGCGGGGCTGCTCATCGACGCTCCCGGGTCGTCACGGCAGGGCCGTGACGGTCACCGTCGACCCGGCCTGCACGCGCGAGCCGCCGCCCGGATCCT from Tsukamurella paurometabola includes the following:
- a CDS encoding propionyl-CoA synthetase gives rise to the protein MGAYADEYRRSMTDPEGFWAEQAAAIDWITPPTKVLDGAGAPLYRWFPDAELNTCVNAVDRHVAAGRGDQPAVIHDSAITGEVQTLTYAQLLERVARFAGVLSGLGVTKGDRVVIYLPMITEAVVAMLACARIGAVHSVVFGGFAAPELAARLDDARPKAIVTASCGLEGSKVLPYLPIVHAAIDAAEAKPDAVVVWQRPQLTAELGPRDHDWAAAEAAAQPADPVAVAATDPLYILYTSGTTGKPKGVVRDNGGHAVALAYSMRAIYDAHPGEVWWTASDVGWVVGHSYIVYAPLLIGATTVVYEGKPVGTPDAGAFWRVIERHGVSNLFTAPTALRAIRKEDPDAEFLAKSDVSSLRTLFMAGERLDPDTYEWASAKLGVPVIDHWWQTETGWPIAANLRGVEPMPVKPGSATVPVPGFGVRIVDDAGQDVPAGAEGAVVISLPLPPGTLPTLWGADARYIESYLSTFPGNYLTGDGGYLDEDGYLFVMGRTDDVINVAGHRLSTGALEAAIAGHPAVAECAVIGVADQLKGQLPRALVALKAGGDWDHDTVRAEIVQQVRETIGAVAALKEVAIVAALPKTRSGKILRRSMRAIAEGRDEAVPSTIENPAVLDDLRGVLRG
- a CDS encoding ElyC/SanA/YdcF family protein, encoding MKRTSALPRTVALAAIGAIVLAGCTSNSPDGAPAPSAASSSAATRGVAGQVAALLAEAKEAFDSPTRTSTAGNTDKTVDNMAVVEQKLLAASALAPYRADLLFSAASARIAQKNVPGALELYRKVLDVAPDDDDAHTYLAVWNRFLGDAAGSAAEVEQLRRVAPDRVPEVEALFTAIDRAVGATLTDSPPRIAPPATGIVVLGYALKKDGTMDAPLIQRLEKTLEVARALPAAPIVVTGGVEQAGNTEGALMKNWLVERGVDAARITDENFARTTVENALYSSYVLATQRIEHAIVVSSASHVRRGTVDLILAARENLPATFTVSSVAAVDKPLAELATPSTDELRSIYRDALSTLGLWSYRSAPLLQR
- a CDS encoding GTP pyrophosphokinase, with the protein product MSSPAPFDPGFVPDAATLARARRMRDELTRFLMEYQFAVKEVLTKVTILREEFLQLHRYNPIEHVTSRIKKPESIVKKVARRGIAPELPLIRETITDIAGIRITCSFIADTYRILETITAQDDVRVVVVKDYIASPKPNGYKSLHAIVEIPVFLSTGPVHVPVELQIRTIAMDFWASLEHKIFYKYDGAVPAHLQDELSAAAAVAEQLDRRMEQLHTQVHGEHDTESDRDRDAAETELAGDELLGRLLKLAQRAD